A window of Mycolicibacterium holsaticum DSM 44478 = JCM 12374 genomic DNA:
ATTTCTTCTACATGCCTCCGGAAGTGTTCGACAATCCCGATTTCCAGCGCGGGTTGAAAATGTTTCTCTCGGCCGACGGCAAAGCGGCCCGCATGATCATCACCCATGAAGGTGATCCTGCGATGCCGGAGGGCATCGCGCACATCGAGCCAATCAAGAACACCGCGTATACGGCCGTCAAGGGGACAGCCTTGCAGGGCGCTGAAATGACTTTGGCAGGCACCGCTGCGACCTATAAAGACATCCAGGAAGGCGCGAAATACGATCTGATGATCGCCGGGATCGCCGCCCTCAGCCTCATTTTGCTCATCATGATGTTGGTTACGCGCAGCCTGGTCGCGGCGACCGTCATTGTGGGCACGGTCGCGCTTTCGTTGGGGGCCTCATTCGGGTTGTCGGTGCTCGTCTGGCAGCACATTTTTGGTGTCGAGCTTTACTGGATTGTGCTCGCCCTGGCTGTTGTCGTGCTCCTTGGCGTCGGCTCCGACTACAACCTGTTGTTGATCTCCCGATTCAAAGAAGAGCTTGGCGCCGGAATCAAAACAGGCATGGTTCGCACAATGGGCAGCACCGGTTCGGTGGTGACGGCCGCCGGCCTCGTTTTCGCCGCGACCATGACCTCGTTCGTGTTCAGCGATCTGCGCGTTCTCGCCCAGATCGGGACCACCATCGGCCTCGGTCTCCTATTCGACACCCTCATCGTTCGGGCATTCATGACCCCGTCGATTGCGGTCCTCCTGGGACGCTGGTTCTGGTGGCCACAACGGGTGCGCCCGCGTCCGGCAAGCCACATGCTCCGCCCCTACGGTCCACGCCGGATGGTTCGCGAGTTGCTGGGTGATACGACGAAGTAGACACGGGGAGCCACGAACCAGCGGCACGGTGGTCGGCACGGCAGGCTCAGTTCGCACCCGGGCGCCGAAATGCGGATCACCGCCTGAGTGATCCCGTCGACGGGGCGAAGCCGTCGACTCCGACGTGCGGTGACACGTACGCTGCTGATGATCGATGCGCGCGCTCGAGGGGATGCGGTCACATGAGTTCCGTTGACGATGATCGACCGGCGGACGCAGAGGAGGAACCCGACTACCGCTTCACCCTGGCCAACGAGCGGACTTTTCTGGCCTGGACCCGAACAGCGTTGGCGCTCATAGCCGGCGGCATCGCCGTCGTGCAGTTCGTGCCGTCCTTGGGGATTCCCGGACTGCGACATGGCCTCGCCGTGGTGTTGACGGCCGGCGGTGGTCTGTTAGCGGCCCTGGCGGTGCGGCGTTGGCAACGCGTGCAGGCGGCAATGCGCCGCCGGGAAGCGCTGCCGTCCACATATGTCCCGTTGGTGCTCAGCATCGCTATCTTCGCCGTCACCATCGCGGTTCTGGTGGCGCTGGTCGTCTGGCCGCCAACGGGTGCATGAGATGCCGCACCCAGAACCGCAGAAGCCCGGGTTGCCGGCCGAGCGCACGTTGTTGTCCTGGGAACGAGCCGCATTCGGTTTCCTGATCAGCGGTGCGCTGGTGCTGCTGCGCCCGCACGGTCCTCTCGGATCGGGACGGACCGTGTTGGCGCTCACCGCGACTCTGCTCGCGCTGCTCGTTCTCGGTCTCGGTTATCGACGTTCGAGACAGATCAGAACCAGCCTGGTCATCGCCGGACGAGTCGTCATGCTTGCCCCGCGCGTGGAGGTTCTGCTGATCGGTGGCGCTACGGTCGGCTTCGCGACGGCGATCGTGGTGGCGTTGCTGTGCTCGGTCATACTCGGCTGAGCCCGCAAGTCCGCCCAGAAGCGCCGACGATCACACAGCACAACCTGCGTTCCAGCGTGGGATACTCGCGAACGTGGTGGGCAGGAAGCCGACGGAGACGACAGCGCGGGAGTTAGCGACCATTCAGCTGGCCACCAGCGACCTTGTCGGTGTGGCGCTGCGTAGCGTCGAGGATCTCGAAGTCTCTCTGCCGCAGTTTCGGCTGCTGCGGGTGCTCGACGAGCTGGGTGCGGCCAGCGCCACGAGATGTGCCCAGGTGCTGGGCGTCGGGGGC
This region includes:
- a CDS encoding DUF202 domain-containing protein, with protein sequence MPHPEPQKPGLPAERTLLSWERAAFGFLISGALVLLRPHGPLGSGRTVLALTATLLALLVLGLGYRRSRQIRTSLVIAGRVVMLAPRVEVLLIGGATVGFATAIVVALLCSVILG
- a CDS encoding YidH family protein; translated protein: MSSVDDDRPADAEEEPDYRFTLANERTFLAWTRTALALIAGGIAVVQFVPSLGIPGLRHGLAVVLTAGGGLLAALAVRRWQRVQAAMRRREALPSTYVPLVLSIAIFAVTIAVLVALVVWPPTGA